A window of the Deltaproteobacteria bacterium genome harbors these coding sequences:
- the pdhA gene encoding pyruvate dehydrogenase (acetyl-transferring) E1 component subunit alpha, with protein MKMLYEKMLLCRRFEEKAAVAYGTGKIGGFCHLYIGQEAVAAGALCMLRKTDYAIAAYREHAHAILKGIDPKYVMAELYGKVTGSSRGKGGSMHIFDMDCRFLGGHGIVGGQIPIAAGAGFSIKYRKTDDVVVCFFGEGAIHQGVFHESMNLAALWHLPVIFICENNRYGMGTSLERASSIYDLSKKALAYEMERGVVDGMDAVNVWERVSEAVDYARHTKKPTLLEARTYRFRGHSMSDPATYRTKDELNEMKSRDPISLQKELLVAQKLVDEAWFEEVDKKVKAEMEVVMRFAEESPDPDLAELHDHVLVEPEEQSQREGAKSDG; from the coding sequence TTGCGTACGGTACGGGCAAAATCGGTGGTTTCTGTCATCTTTATATCGGACAGGAGGCTGTTGCTGCTGGCGCTCTCTGCATGCTTCGCAAGACGGACTATGCCATTGCAGCCTATCGTGAGCATGCTCACGCAATCCTGAAAGGAATTGACCCCAAATACGTCATGGCCGAGCTGTATGGAAAGGTCACCGGCTCATCACGTGGCAAAGGCGGATCAATGCACATCTTCGATATGGACTGCCGTTTTCTGGGTGGACACGGGATTGTGGGCGGCCAGATTCCGATCGCTGCCGGCGCCGGATTTTCCATCAAGTACCGCAAGACCGATGATGTTGTGGTTTGTTTCTTTGGCGAAGGCGCCATTCATCAGGGCGTATTTCATGAGTCAATGAATCTGGCAGCCCTGTGGCACCTGCCGGTTATCTTCATTTGCGAGAACAACCGCTATGGCATGGGCACTTCACTGGAGCGTGCATCGTCCATATACGACCTTTCCAAGAAGGCGCTTGCCTACGAGATGGAGCGAGGTGTGGTCGACGGCATGGACGCGGTGAATGTCTGGGAACGGGTGTCGGAAGCCGTTGATTATGCCCGGCATACCAAGAAGCCGACCCTTCTGGAAGCCCGTACCTACCGGTTCCGCGGCCACTCGATGTCTGACCCGGCTACCTACCGGACCAAGGACGAGCTGAATGAAATGAAGAGCCGCGATCCCATCAGCCTGCAAAAGGAGCTCCTTGTAGCCCAGAAACTTGTTGACGAGGCGTGGTTCGAGGAAGTGGATAAGAAGGTCAAGGCCGAAATGGAAGTGGTGATGAGATTCGCCGAGGAGAGTCCGGATCCTGATCTGGCCGAACTTCATGATCATGTGCTGGTGGAGCCAGAAGAACAGTCGCAACGGGAAGGAGCGAAGTCTGATGGCTGA
- a CDS encoding pyruvate dehydrogenase complex E1 component subunit beta, translating to MCWWSQKNSRNGKERSLMAELSYREALNRAMAEELARDPDVFLMGEEVGLYQGAYKVSKGLLEKFGEGRIIDTPITEAGFVGVGIGAAMCGLRPIIELMTWNFSFVAFDQIVNNAAKLRYMSGGKLKIPIVFRGPQGAAHQLAAQHSQTVDALYSHFPGLVVVAPATPRDAYGLLKSAIRDDNPVIFLESEVLYNAKGPVEDNEFLLPIGKGEIKREGTDVTVVAWNKMLYVALTAAERLSQQGISAEVIDPRTLRPLDDELIFNSVRKTNHCVIVEESWPQNSAGAEISDRVHRQCFDYLDAPVARVNSQDVPMPYAKYLEHAVMPEVSQVIDAVKLVLYIED from the coding sequence ATGTGCTGGTGGAGCCAGAAGAACAGTCGCAACGGGAAGGAGCGAAGTCTGATGGCTGAACTTTCCTACCGCGAAGCGCTGAATCGTGCGATGGCAGAAGAACTTGCGCGCGATCCCGATGTATTCCTCATGGGCGAGGAAGTGGGCCTTTATCAAGGTGCCTACAAGGTATCGAAGGGACTGCTCGAGAAGTTCGGTGAAGGAAGGATAATCGACACACCTATTACTGAAGCAGGCTTCGTCGGGGTTGGTATCGGCGCGGCCATGTGTGGATTGAGGCCCATAATCGAATTGATGACTTGGAACTTTTCGTTTGTGGCGTTTGACCAGATTGTGAATAACGCCGCCAAACTCCGGTACATGTCCGGCGGCAAGCTGAAGATCCCCATTGTTTTCCGGGGGCCGCAAGGCGCCGCTCATCAGCTCGCCGCCCAGCATTCACAAACCGTTGACGCACTCTACAGCCATTTTCCGGGTCTGGTTGTGGTCGCACCGGCAACTCCGCGGGATGCTTATGGGCTGCTCAAATCGGCCATTCGTGACGATAATCCTGTGATATTTCTGGAAAGCGAGGTGCTCTATAACGCCAAGGGGCCGGTGGAAGATAACGAGTTCCTGCTTCCGATCGGAAAAGGTGAAATAAAGCGCGAGGGGACAGACGTTACCGTCGTTGCCTGGAACAAGATGCTGTATGTGGCCCTGACGGCTGCGGAACGGCTTTCCCAGCAGGGCATATCAGCCGAGGTGATCGACCCGCGTACGCTCCGCCCGCTGGATGATGAGCTGATCTTCAACAGTGTCCGGAAAACAAACCACTGTGTTATTGTGGAAGAAAGCTGGCCGCAGAATAGTGCAGGAGCGGAGATTTCTGACCGGGTTCATCGCCAGTGTTTTGACTACCTCGATGCTCCGGTAGCAAGGGTAAATTCGCAGGATGTGCCGATGCCGTACGCCAAATACCTCGAGCATGCCGTCATGCCCGAGGTATCTCAGGTGATCGATGCAGTAAAACTGGTGCTGTACATTGAAGATTAG